In the genome of Candidatus Nitrosotenuis uzonensis, the window TACAACACAAAAGGCAAAGACTACAATTGTCGCAAGCCTAGGCGAAGCATCAAGCAGCCTAGAGGTTTCAGGCAAAGTCACAGGCGCTGGTTGTACGACTTCTGCAGGTGGATGTTCAACAACACCGTACCTTAACGTCACATCAATCCCACTAAAGATTGCATCTGGCGGAGAATCGGTTAACTTGGCAAACACAACCGCATCGATCAAATACTTGAGCAACTCAGTCCAGTACGATAACATCTATGTTGGAACACTTGGTGTTACAAGATCGGACTTGACATCGGCGTTTACACGCGCACAAGTAGATCACCCAAGCACATTCAGCACCGCCATACACCCAATCACAAAAGCAGCACCGTCAACCACAAAAGCAATCGTTTACTGGACAGTAAGCATTGGTACCTATAATGCAATTCTGGACCAAGGCGAACACGCAG includes:
- a CDS encoding flagellin, coding for TTQKAKTTIVASLGEASSSLEVSGKVTGAGCTTSAGGCSTTPYLNVTSIPLKIASGGESVNLANTTASIKYLSNSVQYDNIYVGTLGVTRSDLTSAFTRAQVDHPSTFSTAIHPITKAAPSTTKAIVYWTVSIGTYNAILDQGEHAVLAIAHGASERPTSLDKVRVEVVVPTGAPLTVERNVPSITTSVVDLG